Sequence from the Nilaparvata lugens isolate BPH chromosome 10, ASM1435652v1, whole genome shotgun sequence genome:
atttataaaaatttacagaaaagaggattgaagttatttacatttttaaaaatttttaaaacataaagagggaagtaaaattaaatcacggatatattgcggaataatttaagcagagtatcactgcttttatataaaattttgcgaagaatactagccctatatataattgcggcaagaaattataagaataaaatatttataataacagtaataataaattataagaggcatACCTGTATTACtgcataagtgttcactgtgtatcctgtatgttcgtgtcatttttatgttaacgatattgctaacttgactcattttatcactgaacacattgttAAACCAccttttctgtatttcactcactactgcgctataacaatttctattggattccttaccaattattttgtatatcacaacactttcacgttttttattcactGCACACTTTCGTTGCGCTATTTTTCCGCAAactatggcaggaaacgaccaggtcaatccaagtctgtcggatACCGAGGACctctcacccgattgttcgccgccatccgcatccgccaccgcatccgccgatttccatcccaatgtactggatgatttatcttcgacacaggtggaggagagctgcatcctagtggaagatccgtcggcagcccaagagccggaggacgaaacatcgggagagcatacggacgacGACGCCCCAGAAACAGGAACCCCCATCTCTCGTACTGTCGCTCGGATAAAAAACCAGAAGATAACCGTTCGCCATACGCCCACTCCCGCACTGGATATGGACGCCCTCCTGAAAGCAATAGCCAAGATGAATgaacaaacaaaggaagaattaaaagaagacaacaaacaaataaaagaagcatcgaagaaaacaaatgaagcaataaacaatctaaatgaAAAAAGCGAACAAATAaaggaagacaacaaacaacgaaggaagcaataaacaatctaaataagGAAATCCAAGAAGTAAAGAAGGTAAAtgaacagggtttggagaaATTGAGTCAGCGGATGGATGGAGCATTCCGTGACACAGATAaaaccatcaaaaaattagctgagtgtctagataaatcaattttagaaacaaataaccgattggataggatatctgaagatatgcatatgggaaaaatcagcgtcgaagtcagcattaagaaacatatacatgtggagaaggatacaaTAAAGGTGGTTAAAGTCAAACGAGCAAGCGAACATAacacatgtatggaaaaccaacccaccgagaatgtcaagactggagtcgcgccgcaccccgccGAACGCCGAGAGGAACCAGTCGACATCATCCGCCAggccgaggacgacatccatcaggtagagggacagcccgtaccaccgcgcgccggacaccaggaatCCAAGGACATTGCCCACCAagttgaagagcagcccggaccgccgaccgcacaTATCTCCCATCCACAgaggacagcacctgcaacacaTCAAATCAGTATCCATCAAAAACAATCAGAAAACAACATTAGAACAATTAAAATCCGCATGAAGTCAAGACTACACACAAGCagaaaaacaattcaagaaagaagaagaatatctagaagaacctacaaccaccgcccTCATGTAAGACTAAAATTGGATATTAAATTTCTCCCCGCCATGCAAAAAGGAAAAATGGTCTCAAGAAGAATCTATCTACATCGCCGTCATATAAAGCTGAAATCCTACCTCAAATCTCACACCAAAATGCAAGGAAAAAGGAAGACAGTATTAAGAAggacctacaaccaccgcagtcacGTCCGGTTAAAATCCAGtagactgtacaccggcatgcaaaaaagaaaaagattatTCGAAAAAACctacagacaccaccggcatgtaaggtttaaaAAGATTaaactgcatgttaccggccgACAAAGAGGAAACACGTATGTAAGAAGTGATTTACACcgccggcacattcgttttaagccaaatttaataaaatggatagttgcaaattggaatggaaacttggaacaaatcagaaatcaaatttagatgggggcttgaggaaataataatcttttaatCAACTGGAAGCTACGTTGTGAATTACATCAACCATCAAACACTTCatagtcacagcctacccatcaaatcatatctttgcatactagcatctttctactacagcctaatcaacatagcctaaacttcgccgcatctcagccaataaggaaatattattaattcacttcaaatgaagaaaccgaaatcaactttaataacagaagaaaataaaactacaaaacaactctaaaaatttaccaacctgatcaagccatcagTCTCGTGCTACAGTCATCACCGAAACAATCGTCTAatatcatctgcacaactgaaaaatagaaacaagaattatattatccacgaaaataattataaattagaaataacatgaaattagtagcgaataggaggaaagaaaataaacaaagtttatttgaaaaaatgtgtaaatctaacctcgagatatagaatcaatagaaaaatctattcagaaccaaagcctgttcgataattttcttcgtcccaccaaccaatgtgtgcgaaatcctagagtcaatgtatagaatcaaagcaatatcgttagttaattattgtaacctattattaatgtggaattataagtaaaaaacgcaaccaaaaatatatatttatgttaatttgcacgaaacgcgcatgttctatgtcatataaatgtattgctaaaaaagctaaaaagaaaatgaaattcttacctttaaatgtggaatttattactgttgcatcaaaagatcatgaattgtaactcaaattgataaatataatcttaaggacttatatttgtaaccaacattgataaaaaaatcaagaaagccatttcaagtgtaaccctgtttgtacgcaacgtactaagcgcaaataagaaattgctcgagtcaaacggtggacgattgtcaagtcaccgaagtaaaatcacactctcacccaatttatgtaaaagccagaataaagagtcgaaacctgtaacaactatgaaaaaataatgaaagtctatatttgttgcaaatactgttcaaatcttaagaagtaatatgtgaaattttgtatatttgttatagttatgggtctgctcataagccacccgtgaatggaagttgtggagttgttttaatgaaggatccaaagagacctcattaattattgtatttcgattgtatccaatgaaaggaacaatcaattatttattttctcgtagccaaaagtgcacgatatattgtttttagtgttaagtgttgagttttcgtagaagtaaggagatgaaatagtgtattcatcacaatatcggatttttcaaatagtcattgtttcgactcgtctcccaattacctatttaaaatatcctgggggcttttgtgtgatgaatttttcaaatagatctcatgaaaagagagaaaaattgtgattaccttttgaaatgaaggaatttgttaaaggaatagttagcgaccgagcgataaagcttacttatcaataactgtatatttgataagagtaccgttctgtactgaatatttttctaggaaaattattcaataaaattataattattttgcaaataaagcacaaattatttatgaatcgctcactgattttgaggttacactttgtttacatcgatcagatgtttttaaaaacagttcgaacgcagctgactgattcaaagtatcgtcaaatgtcacgctggcttcacgtaagatataataccatctctaaaaatcaaaactatccataaaggatcaagaatttcaaataaaaaaaaataaaatgtatgtgttatcgttgaaattatttattatttaagaaattatattatatgtcaggtcttattgtaactaaataggtcatagcatgaaattatattattgataaaatggcagaaattatttataacaatctcaaacctaataaaaattgtacaagagtattaattcattaacgacttaattcaactgaaccacatggtaattaaatctctatggcaggtctaagccaatcacagtgcatagaatagcaccaagacggtgatcgtttgaaagcaacacatgttaatctattatcagacaccaaccctgccttatcagttacactagcacgtgtacattgtatgagaggaactatgtctagaagattaagcagttttaagaattacataagttaaattattattgtaattaaaggaattgtattctactacttgccactgacgtcatgtttacgtcacaagcgttctaccaatggcaaatttttatgcaaattattacattgagattatgagaagcaaggtctagcctaaaagcttagagaaacgagcagcacttcccttttgaaatccttaccgtgtagatctctttttatagttaccaaagacctatttgtaaaatttcttgttcgattttaaatgttctatttgtgagccgatattttaggccaatttatttgttattcgtaaatttctgttctcatcaatcggtaaatttaaaaacttaaagtaattatcccttaattaattcggtgaaggagatatttaaattaaaattccccacgtgctgaaaccaaagcctggattgccgccgatcaaacgatttttgatctaaagaagaaaaccacgaccgccaaggaatttcacgtgagttataagtcataaggggccccaatctacgcttcgaaaatatttcagtgcagaaaaaacataaatttttcttcgttaaattattggccacgccgacaagcgctttttagttattaagagcctaaaatttattcatatttaatttctaagaatttgtagttgattaactatcctccgctgcctgaaccacgaccccgaacattttaaaaaaaatattttctataattcatttttcactatttttcaaactgttaaattttatcaattgtaaaactctgttgaatcacgcatggtatcatgcaagcacaagaaatttttttaactattctgttaatgctaaattattatcaacctgtaaatcaaattctgaacctgcactgtatgattacatattttattataatatatttcagttttgttaattcgctttctgagttcgattatttcttaagcctgtcaattattgtgtctgatacgttctatcatcatcaagaaccgatcgaatacgatcattggaataattgaattaagctggatactggaacaggtctaagtggatgtagcgagtggggtcagatcgagatatttattctttgtccttacctgctcatatatcagcttttatctgttacctacctcgactttggagcgaacacatcaattgtacagcagatgcagccatagatcatataaattcctacaatagagcttaaaacccgacaagactctgttctcgaaatatattctgaacgatatttggtccaaataccatattttaatccttcggaatttattagagacgcagtcccgtaaattatctacatcgggatttttgctcgacctgtatgattttgtatgctcattcttcacaggtaataattttaaggtatccgtattcagtgtttagcgatcgctacactacttataaaaatttcatcacaatacaacttgtcattagaagaatcaagggtgagcgagcgtttaggcctcccgcgattccgacaattgtattgaatcttgtagtgaatcaatcagtctggtgtacactcagcgtccacacacgcaattacaaaatttatagccgctacaccattgactcagtacaagattcaccctacatgtgtgaagccttcaaatagAGCTCCACAGTAGATACGTAGATGATGGTGCATATGGTCCTAAGTTCGCAAAACATAGTTCACGATCAATATTGTCAAGTACAGCTGTAAACATAATGCTTAGCTGTCTCCAATAATCAAACAAAGCACTGATAACGTGTTGCATAACACCCAGAGGACCTTGAACGGTTCGCCACATTTGATACACGTATCATGATGAGTTTGATACACGTATCATGGTGAGTTTCCTTTCTATAGAGCCAAAACGAGGTACACAAAGAACAGCTGTGCCCCCTGTTATAGATTGAAGGGGGGTGACTTGCCTGGCTCTTGACCTGTGACGCAGTTAGCAGTTGCACACAAACGCACTCGCCTACGCACATGCATGCACACACACAGGCACAGCTGAACTCAAATCTCTTATCATTGcatgtttactattttgattCCTGCAAAACAGTTCTGCGTCGCAAACTGTTTAATTTGCAAGCAAACGACGCTAATTTTGAATGTATTATGACAGCCTGAgagaaaaatacaatgagaTTACTGTACTGTGTGTAAGTATAGGCTTGTTTACAAGTACTTGCACGTGAAGAAGTAGGGTACAAGCCTAcggaatgaaaattgaaaacatgaaagagataaataagaaATGTTactcatgaaaattgaaaacatgaaagagataaataagaaATGTTACTTATGGGGGGGGGGCTATGAGAAACTCCACGATAGttgcaaaataaaataaaattcttgCTTGTTTTCCTAGCTTCCTGAAAAGTGTGTTTTCCTAGCTTCTGCCaagatgaaaattgaaaacatgaaagagataaataagaaATTTACTCATGAGGCTATGAAATACTCCAGGACAgttgcaaaaaaaaaattaaattcttgCTTGTTTTCCTAGCTTCCTGAAAAGTGTGTTTTCCTAACTTCTGCCAAGAATCTATGAAGGAACGGATTAACTGAATAAGGAATTGAATCAAGGAATAAGGAAAAAACaatgattcaaaattcaaaatcatggATTTCTGAAAATAGCTTTCTTGTAGCCTACCCACAGAACAAATagcttttcctacagttacgttgaaaagtggccattgctgcactgattacagaacgcaaagaatcacttttccgctctagtgcgggaaaaatttttctgcactccagatttgcaacatggcaacgcaaaatacttagtaggttatatggagcaacagtgcagcaaaatcaaaatgaagttggtaacagtgactgctgtggctgctatagtgagcagaggtgcaacaaagcacaacgcgctaattattactattatatattataaccaaggacaacatatttattcaatttgacaataaataaaggtttttatcaataataaaattacacagaaaaacatttgatgcatttcaggcaattttacccataattacccacttttcatattcaatggtaactgtaggaaaaacttaatgtgaaatacgtgcgcaaagttcctctgctgcactcaagaaacgtttctttcggtgcagcaaactgtcactttgcgcacaagttgcacaaataactatttcattattGTAGTCACCTCTATAATTGAAGACATGAATAATTCCATTAAATGgaagaaaaaaaacagttttcaattaaTAGTATtcacaaaagaaaataatggaaaagaCGATTTCctgtttgaaatattaaaaatgggAAAGAGGATTTACTCTTGAAAATTCTTGTTAGTGGATATTGATAATTGAACCAAAGAATGTCACTGTCATTGTAAGAAGACAAatgaaatgtaaatgaaaacACCCTTTCTCCACAAGGAATCGTCAACTGTATTACTAGTATAGTTTTGTATTAGTATAGATTAGtatacaattttattgtcaccacgttataaaaattgaattatgtgCAATAAGgtgaattttttaatgaaaactcTCAAAATATCAGGAAAGAATTCTGGACAAACAATTCACCAAAAATTTCACTTCAGATACTGTTGATGGTGAGATATTATGATACCTATCCATATAATGAAAACTCTTGGCTGTtatcaaaatatcacttatttgaATAAGCGATATTTTGACAACAACCCAGTTTTCATTATATGGATAGCTATCACAATATCTCACCATCAACAGTACCTGGAGTGAATTTTTTGGTGAATTGTTTCTCCAGAATTCTTTTAAGACGAATAATCA
This genomic interval carries:
- the LOC120353380 gene encoding uncharacterized protein LOC120353380 isoform X2, which produces MGDMCGRRSGLLFNLVGNVLGFLVSGARWYGLSLYLMDVVLGLADDVDWFLSAFGGVRRDSSLDILGGRPYPVREWAYGERLSSGFLSERQYERWGFLFLGRRRPYALPMFRPPALGLPTDLPLGCSSPPPVSKINHPVHWDGNRRMRWRMRMAANNRVRGPRYPTDLD
- the LOC120353380 gene encoding uncharacterized protein LOC120353380 isoform X1 — encoded protein: MDTDLMCCRCCPLWMGDMCGRRSGLLFNLVGNVLGFLVSGARWYGLSLYLMDVVLGLADDVDWFLSAFGGVRRDSSLDILGGRPYPVREWAYGERLSSGFLSERQYERWGFLFLGRRRPYALPMFRPPALGLPTDLPLGCSSPPPVSKINHPVHWDGNRRMRWRMRMAANNRVRGPRYPTDLD